The window ATTTCTGGCATAAGCACAAAGCATGTTTTGCCACACAGTAGTTACTTGATAAATTTAGGCCATCCGGATGAGGAAGCAAGAGTAAAGTCGCTTGAGGCATTTGTGGATGAGATAGAGCGTGCTAGCAAACTTGGACTAGAGCTTTTAAATTTTCACCCAGGTTCGCACCTAAAGCAAATAAGTGAAAAAGAGTGCCTAGATAACATAGCTGGCTGTATAAACGAGGCATTAAAACGCACAAGTGGTGTAAAGCTAGTCATCGAAAATACAGCTGCTCAAGGATCAAATTTAGGCTTTAGTTTTAAGCAGATCGCTTATTTGATAGAGCGAGTAGACGATGAGCGCAGGGTTGGTGTTTGCTTTGATACCTGTCACGCATTTGCTGCTGGATATGATCTAAGAAGCAAAGAAGCTTACGCCAAGACAATGGGGGAATTTGATGCGATCATCGGTTATAAATTTTTATCTGGCATGCATTTAAATGATGCAAAATTTGGACTTGGCTCAAAAAAAGATAGACACGAGAGCCTTGGCAAGGGTGAGCTTGGATTTAGTGCTTTTAAAAATATAATAAATGATGATAAAATAGGCGAAATTCCTTTAATATTAGAGACGATTGACGAGAGTATTTGGGAAGACGAGATAAAAATTTTAAGAAATTTCGAAAAGGAAAAACTATGAAAAAAGTGCTATTAAGCATTATTATGGTATCTACTTTGCTAAATGCTGGAGGTTATAAGGTTCCTGAGCAAAGTGCTGATTCTTTAGGTCTTGCTGCTAGTAACGTGGCCTTTAGTTTTGGGGCTGATGCGGCGTATTTTAACCCTGCAAATATGATGTTTTTAGATGGACGCCATCACATAGAAAGTACCCTTGGCTGGTTTCATATAAATAAGCTTGAGTTTAAAAGTGATAGTGGCAAAAGCTATAGATCAGAAAAATTTGACTCGCTAGCTGGTACATTTAGTTTTGTAACGCCAGAAATTTATGAAAACTGGAAATTTGGTTTAGCTCTTGCCGTTCCTGCTGCTGTTGGTGTATCATGGGAGGATCCAGCTACTGCGTTTACCGCTAAAAGGTTTAAGCTACAAGTTGTTGAGCTAAATCCAACCGTGGCTTACCGCATAAATGATAAACTTGCCGTTGCTCTTGGCGCTAGAGGTGTTTACACCAAAGGTAAGATAGCAAGTGACTTTGGACAAATAGGCTACAGAGAGATAAAAGGCGATGGTATGGGCTATGGCTATAATGTTGCACTTACTTATAGACCTATTGAGGATTTAAGCTTTGCTGTTACTTACCGCTCAAATGTAAATTTAGAACTTAAAGGCCATACAGATGCTGATTTTAACGGAGCGCTATCTCCTATAAGCTACCATGGCAAAACAAAAGTCGAGATCCCGCTTCCTGCTCAGCTTGTACTTGCAACTGGATATAAATTTAGCGACTTTACTCTTTTGCTAGCTTTTGAGAGGACGTATTGGTCTAAATTTAAAGGCTATGACTTTGAATTTGGCGACAAGACTGCAGCTCACACGAGTTCTCCGTTTAGTGGGTATTTCAAAACATTCATGGACGACCCAGTTGTCAAAAATGCAAAAGATACAAATACATATAGACTAGGTCTTGCCTATGATGTCAATGAAAAATTTAGACTAATGGCTGGCTTTGCCTATGATGAAGACATTACAAGTAGCAAGCATACTGGATTAGAGCTTCCAAATACTACGTCTAAGGTGTATTCTTTTGGAGTAAATTATAAATTTACGCCAAATCTTGAAATAGCACTTGGATATGTCTATCAACATCGCGACAAAAAGCGTGCAACAGGTATTTCAACAGCTGCTGGAAAAATGTCAGGCGAGTTTGAAACTGGTAAAATCCAGATCCTTGGTACGACTTTTAAATATACATTTTAGTTAGGGTCAATAATGCGATACTCTTATAATAATTTTTATGAAATTTTAACCAAAGTAGCAAAGGAAAATCCAAATCAAGTAGTTCTTTTTGAAGAAAAAGAGAAGCTAAAATATCGCGAATTAAAGCAAAATGTCGATAAAGTGGCAGCTTATTTGCAACTTGCTGGAGTAAAATTTGGTGATAAAGTAGCTATGGCGGTTACAAACTCAAAAGAATTTATCATCTCATACCTTGCGATAACAGCAATAGGCGGTATCGCAGTGCCTATGAATACTTTTTTAAAAGCAAACGAGTTTGAATATATCATAAATGATTGCGGTGCAAAGGTGCTTTTTGCGTCTAGCTCGCTTGCAAAAGAGTTAATCGCATTAAATGAGCTTGAAATTTTAAGAAAGATAATCTGGATCGGAGCAATACCAAAGAAACTTCAAAGTGCCTCAAAGGATGAATATATAGACACTGACGAAGAGTATGGCGAGAGCGCGTATCTCACTTCAACACCTCAAATTTCAAAAGAGGATATGAGCAAGGGCTATGAAAATAATGGCCTTGTTAAAAACATAAATTTTACAGAAACTCTAAATCACAAATACGCTCTTAGTATCACAAAGTATCCGGTAATAGATGATTTAATGCATATAATTTACACTTCAGGCACTACTGGCAAGCCAAAAGGTGCGATGATAAGCTATAAAAATATCTTTTCAAATTTAATTGGAGCTCATGATCGTTTTATAGTGAAAAAAAGCGATCGTTTCATAGTCTTTTTGCCGATGTTTCATAGTTTTACGCTAACTGCAATGGTGTTGCTTCCGATATTTGCGAGCGCTTCGATGGTTCTTGTAAAATCAGTATTTCCATTTTCAAATGTACTAAAACAAACTTTGCTAAAGCGTGTAACTGTATTTTTAGGAATTCCAGCCATCTATACAGCTATCGGTAAGGCAAAAATTCCTTGGTATTTTAGATGGTTTAACCGCATAAGGCTATTTGTAAGTGGTGCTGCTCCGCTTGCTAAGCAAACGATCGATGATTTTAGAGTGAAATTTCCACGTGCAACACTTGTCGAGGGATATGGCCTTAGCGAATGCTCGCCAGTCGTAGCTGCAAATTTATATGATAAACAAAAGCTTTTAAGTGTGGGGCCTGTGCTTGATGGATATGAGGTGAAGATCGTAAATGATGAGATGATGGAGCTTCCAACCGGGGAGATCGGTGAGATCATCATAAAGGGTGATTGCGTCATGCAAGGCTACTATGGTATGCCAAGCATCACTGATGAGACCATAATAAACGGCTGGTTAAAGACCGGAGATCTTGGAAAAGTCGATGAAGAGGGCTTTATCTATATCGTTGATCGTAAAAAAGACCTCATTATATCAAAGGGTATCAACATCTATCCGCGCGAGATCGAAGAGGTTATTTACAAACTTGAAGCAGTTGAAGCAACAGCAGTAATCGGTGTAAAAGACGTACACGCCGATGAAGAGGTTGTGGCATTTATACAAGTAAAAGAGGGTATGGACTTAGACGAAAAAACAGTGAGAGAGCATTTAAAGAAAAATTTAGCGAATTTCAAGATACCAAAGAGTATCTATTTCGCCGAAGAGTTGCCTAGAAATGCCACTGGTAAGGTGCTAAAACGTGTATTAAAAGAGCAAATAGAGCAGATGAAGGATAAATTTTAGTGAAATACTTGCTTGATTTTTTAAACCAGGACCTTAAAAAAAGCAAAATTTATGAGCTGATAAAGTGCGGCGATGAAGAGGGGGAAATTTTAAAATATCTAAGTAAAGCTTATGTGCAAGGAACAGCTAATATGAGCGTTTTTGAGCTACTTGGAGCAGTCTTTGGCACGCAAAATGATAAGCAGCTTTTGTATCTAAAATTTATAAAAAATTTGCTTGATAGTGGTTGGATTGTACAAAATTATAGTCTTTTTAAAATACCTGAGAGCACGCAAAGGGCTTCAACTCAAGGGCTTCTTTCGTTGCTTCATTCTGAAATTTCTCTATCAGCCACATTTTTAAAAATTCTTGAAGATGGCAACGCTGATATAAATTTGCCAGAGCTTACGCCATATGAAGATCATTTGGAGTATTTAAAAGACCAGTTTTTAAAGGTAGAGCTTTACTCAAAGGCTGCTATTTTTGAAAACAGCTCAAGTGATGCCAAAAAGCGTATAAATGAGCAAATTTCTGAGCTTACAAAACGCATAAACGAGCGCGTCAAACTAAGCAAGATCAGCCTAAAGATAGAGCAAATTTTTAAAGAAAACTCACTTGACGAAAAAGAGCAGATTATATTTTTAGCCCTTTTAAAAGAGGAGTACGCGGGCGACTTTGAGAACGGCCGTGATCTAAACACGTTAGTTGGGCTAATAAGCAAAGATGAGCTTGAACGCATCAAAAATCGCACGCTTTTAGAGGACGGCTCAAGGCTCATTGAAGGTGCGCTTATTGATTATGACGAGGTTTTAAACGCTTATGGAAATGTGAGCAAGAGCTTTTTTATAAATGAAGATATTTTGCAAAGCATAATGCACCCAAAAAATGACAAAAATAGTAAAAAAATCAAGATCGAAAGCCTGGTAAAAGAGCAAGAAATTTTTGAGCTAATAGAGCCAGTAACTAGCCTAGAAGATGTCGTGCTAAACGAAAAGACAAAGCAGCTTTTAAGTACAATACTAAAGCAAGTCGATAAAAAAGTGCTCGCTAGACTTAGCAGCTGGGGCATAAAAACTAGAAAAAATATAGACGCCAAGATCATCTTTTACGGCGAGCCTGGCACTGGTAAAACCATGAGTGCCGTTGGGCTTGCAAAAAGCCTAAAGAGGCAAATTTTAAGCTTTGACTGCTCAAAAATTTTAAGCAAATATGTCGGCGAGAGCGAGCAAAACGTAAGGAAAATTTTTGATACTTACAAAGAAATTTGCAAAAAAAGTGGTAGTGAGCCGGTGCTTTTACTAAATGAAGCCGATCAGTTTTTAAGCACGAGAGTGGAGAG of the Campylobacter concisus genome contains:
- a CDS encoding fatty acid--CoA ligase, with amino-acid sequence MRYSYNNFYEILTKVAKENPNQVVLFEEKEKLKYRELKQNVDKVAAYLQLAGVKFGDKVAMAVTNSKEFIISYLAITAIGGIAVPMNTFLKANEFEYIINDCGAKVLFASSSLAKELIALNELEILRKIIWIGAIPKKLQSASKDEYIDTDEEYGESAYLTSTPQISKEDMSKGYENNGLVKNINFTETLNHKYALSITKYPVIDDLMHIIYTSGTTGKPKGAMISYKNIFSNLIGAHDRFIVKKSDRFIVFLPMFHSFTLTAMVLLPIFASASMVLVKSVFPFSNVLKQTLLKRVTVFLGIPAIYTAIGKAKIPWYFRWFNRIRLFVSGAAPLAKQTIDDFRVKFPRATLVEGYGLSECSPVVAANLYDKQKLLSVGPVLDGYEVKIVNDEMMELPTGEIGEIIIKGDCVMQGYYGMPSITDETIINGWLKTGDLGKVDEEGFIYIVDRKKDLIISKGINIYPREIEEVIYKLEAVEATAVIGVKDVHADEEVVAFIQVKEGMDLDEKTVREHLKKNLANFKIPKSIYFAEELPRNATGKVLKRVLKEQIEQMKDKF
- a CDS encoding AAA family ATPase — translated: MKYLLDFLNQDLKKSKIYELIKCGDEEGEILKYLSKAYVQGTANMSVFELLGAVFGTQNDKQLLYLKFIKNLLDSGWIVQNYSLFKIPESTQRASTQGLLSLLHSEISLSATFLKILEDGNADINLPELTPYEDHLEYLKDQFLKVELYSKAAIFENSSSDAKKRINEQISELTKRINERVKLSKISLKIEQIFKENSLDEKEQIIFLALLKEEYAGDFENGRDLNTLVGLISKDELERIKNRTLLEDGSRLIEGALIDYDEVLNAYGNVSKSFFINEDILQSIMHPKNDKNSKKIKIESLVKEQEIFELIEPVTSLEDVVLNEKTKQLLSTILKQVDKKVLARLSSWGIKTRKNIDAKIIFYGEPGTGKTMSAVGLAKSLKRQILSFDCSKILSKYVGESEQNVRKIFDTYKEICKKSGSEPVLLLNEADQFLSTRVESSSGAEKMHNQMQNIFLEQIERFEGVLIATTNFLQSLDVAFSRRFDYKIEFKKPDYNGRLAIWRKILPENASFEDGFSVERLAEFNLSGAQIVLALKNTALKVAIKDDGIFTFEDFKTTIERELNSSFGEDKKMGFGS
- the nfo gene encoding deoxyribonuclease IV, with amino-acid sequence MRYIGAHVSAAGGVFNAPLNAAKIGANAFALFTKNQRQWNAKELSASEIERFKENLKISGISTKHVLPHSSYLINLGHPDEEARVKSLEAFVDEIERASKLGLELLNFHPGSHLKQISEKECLDNIAGCINEALKRTSGVKLVIENTAAQGSNLGFSFKQIAYLIERVDDERRVGVCFDTCHAFAAGYDLRSKEAYAKTMGEFDAIIGYKFLSGMHLNDAKFGLGSKKDRHESLGKGELGFSAFKNIINDDKIGEIPLILETIDESIWEDEIKILRNFEKEKL
- a CDS encoding OmpP1/FadL family transporter, which encodes MKKVLLSIIMVSTLLNAGGYKVPEQSADSLGLAASNVAFSFGADAAYFNPANMMFLDGRHHIESTLGWFHINKLEFKSDSGKSYRSEKFDSLAGTFSFVTPEIYENWKFGLALAVPAAVGVSWEDPATAFTAKRFKLQVVELNPTVAYRINDKLAVALGARGVYTKGKIASDFGQIGYREIKGDGMGYGYNVALTYRPIEDLSFAVTYRSNVNLELKGHTDADFNGALSPISYHGKTKVEIPLPAQLVLATGYKFSDFTLLLAFERTYWSKFKGYDFEFGDKTAAHTSSPFSGYFKTFMDDPVVKNAKDTNTYRLGLAYDVNEKFRLMAGFAYDEDITSSKHTGLELPNTTSKVYSFGVNYKFTPNLEIALGYVYQHRDKKRATGISTAAGKMSGEFETGKIQILGTTFKYTF